A DNA window from Malus domestica chromosome 12, GDT2T_hap1 contains the following coding sequences:
- the LOC139189932 gene encoding U11/U12 small nuclear ribonucleoprotein 48 kDa protein-like, producing the protein MEEIEKGGGIDCFEKGTEGKGSIPFEQPSARDITMDAEKATKTSYESAGGTPYHSRKQSHSSDAILSATAMNTYSEDCEKPKRSLEGRHEYLEDQRSVSRDMHDTGNHSRSPESHRDHGWSDRHTRNRRERDDLEVTKTKHHETKMSSSSISKYKDNRSSSQSNSHQKSKVRRDRYTYENHSSNSMEQNTFDDRYDPLEPRDVYEDNLSTNRKYARASKHSEKRENS; encoded by the coding sequence ATGGAGGAAATCGAGAAAGGTGGTGGGATCGACTGCTTTGAGAAAGGAACTGAAGGGAAAGGGAGCATTCCATTTGAGCAACCATCAGCTCGTGACATCACCATGGATGCTGAGAAGGCGACAAAAACAAGTTATGAGTCAGCAGGAGGTACCCCGTATCATAGCAGGAAACAATCTCATTCTAGTGATGCTATTCTTTCTGCAACTGCGATGAATACTTATTCTGAGGATTGCGAAAAACCAAAACGTAGTCTTGAGGGACGCCATGAATATCTAGAAGATCAGAGAAGTGTAAGTAGGGACATGCATGATACGGGAAATCATTCGAGAAGTCCAGAAAGTCACCGAGATCATGGATGGTCAGACAGGCATACTCGCAATCGCAGAGAACGAGATGATCTGGAGGTGACAAAGACCAAGCATCATGAAACCAAAATGTCATCTTCTAGCATATCCAAGTATAAAGATAATAGATCATCTTCTCAGTCAAATTCTCATCAGAAATCAAAAGTTAGAAGGGACAGGTACACATATGAGAATCACAGTTCAAACTCTATGGAACAAAATACGTTTGATGACAGATATGATCCTTTGGAGCCTCGTGACGTATATGAAGACAATCTCTCTACTAACAGAAAGTATGCTAGAGCAAGCAAACATTccgaaaaaagagaaaattccTGA
- the LOC103451094 gene encoding U-box domain-containing protein 9-like, giving the protein MARKGVVSDEGTVTDADKSTVAAKAKAVEIKKQLERLVKAIVDEDDYRVETADEAIRALSYLKDLKSKKSLSFKLHGGGGGTVVIPKEFRCPISGELMADPVVLATGETFDRPFIQRWFNEGHRTCPQTKQVISHTVLTPNHLVREMVSQWCREHEIELPKPVQDIDEQLVTNADRGCLNSLLEKMSSSLSDQKAAAKQLRLLTKRSSSFRALFGESTETIPQLLNPLSPGQVDAHPDLQEDLITTLLNLSIHDNNKRLVAENASVIRLLIESLEYGTVQTKSNAAATFFTLSAIDSNKITIGASGAMKPLIDLLDVGHPLAMKDVASAVFSLCTILENKERAINAGAVGVILIKIMDHVLVAEFLVILAMLSNHQRAVQEMCELGAVPCLIGITRESDCERNKENCVAILYTICFADRTKLKEIKEEEMTRGTFSRLVQTGTSRAKRKASGILERLNRTGSITHTA; this is encoded by the exons ATGGCCAGGAAAGGTGTGGTCTCCGACGAGGGAACTGTGACCGACGCCGACAAATCCACGGTGGCGGCGAAGGCGAAGGCTGTGGAGATAAAGAAGCAACTGGAGAGGCTGGTGAAGGCCATTGTCGATGAAGACGACTACAGGGTCGAGACTGCTGACGAGGCCATCAGAGCCTTGTCTTATTTGAAAGACTTGAAGTCCAAAAAGTCTCTCTCTTTCAAGCTTcacggcggcggcggcggtaCTGTAGTCATCCCTAAAGAATTCAGATGTCCCATTTCCGGAGAGCTCATGGCCGACCCTGTTGTCTTGGCCACTGGAGAG ACGTTTGATCGACCATTCATCCAGAGGTGGTTTAACGAAGGCCACAGAACTTGCCCTCAAACCAAGCAAGTCATCTCTCATACTGTCCTTACCCCTAATCACCTGGTTCGAGAAATGGTTTCACAATGGTGCAGGGAGCATGAAATTGAGCTTCCGAAACCTGTTCAGGATATTGATGAGCAACTTGTCACCAATGCAGACCGAGGATGTCTGAATTCACTGCTTGAGAAAATGTCATCATCTCTATCTGATCAAAAAGCAGCAGCAAAACAGCTTCGACTGCTAACAAAGCGAAGTTCATCATTTCGGGCACTTTTTGGTGAGTCTACTGAGACCATTCCGCAATTGCTCAATCCACTTTCACCGGGACAGGTTGATGCTCATCCTGATCTTCAAGAAGATCTGATCACAACACTACTAAACCTCTCAATTCATGACAATAACAAAAGATTAGTCGCAGAGAACGCATCAGTCATCCGTCTGCTTATTGAATCCTTGGAATATGGAACTGTCCAAACAAAAAGCAATGCTGCCGCAACTTTCTTCACATTATCAGCAATTGATTCCAACAAGATTACTATTGGAGCATCCGGTGCTATGAAACCTTTGATTGACCTTTTAGACGTGGGGCATCCATTAGCAATGAAGGATGTTGCTTCGGCAGTATTCAGCCTGTGTACTATCCTCGAAAATAAGGAAAGGGCCATCAATGCTGGAGCAGTCGGGGTGATTCTGATAAAGATAATGGATCATGTTTTAGTTGCCGAGTTTTTAGTTATACTTGCAATGCTTTCCAACCATCAGAGGGCTGTTCAGGAAATGTGTGAGCTTGGCGCTGTGCCTTGCTTGATTGGAATCACAAGGGAGAGCGACTGCGAGCGCAACAAGGAGAACTGTGTTGCAATCCTTTACACTATCTGTTTTGCTGACCGGACCAAACTGAAGGAAATTAAGGAAGAGGAAATGACCAGAGGTACATTTTCTAGACTTGTACAGACCGGAACTTCGAGAGCAAAGAGAAAGGCGAGTGGAATTCTTGAAAGACTGAATAGGACCGGTTCAATAACGCACACAGCTTGA
- the LOC103451093 gene encoding uncharacterized protein, with amino-acid sequence MDDYYKRSGQIPAFGDWDYANELPITQYFECARQAGLIRFSSSSGESTDHMRPDLYAVPVDHFKKPSRNVAPPPKATGGGGGGGGGGGGGVGREKRGQRAHVMEQKRQQSKGTKVCDVTEPPTKPYHSQLHVQQTNRTHLHHHKNDTVSRPKPVDEDLYKIPPELLHTTKRKKMLGLFACLVPACAS; translated from the exons ATGGAT GACTATTACAAGAGGAGTGGGCAGATTCCGGCGTTTGGGGACTGGGATTATGCAAACGAACTGCCAATCACTCAGTATTTCGAGTGTGCAAGACAAGCTGGTTTGATCAGATTCAGCTCTTCCTCCGGCGAGAGTACTGATCATATGCGCCCTGACTTGTATGCTGTTCCTGTCGATCACTTCAAGAAGCCTTCTCGCAACGTTGCTCCTCCTCCAAAG GCAACAGGAGGAGGaggcggaggaggaggtggtggtggtggtggggtagGGAGGGAAAAGCGAGGGCAGCGTGCGCATGTTATGGAGCAAAAGAGGCAGCAATCGAAGGGGACAAAAGTCTGTGACGTGACGGAACCGCCAACTAAGCCCTATCACAGTCAACTCCATGTTCAACAAACCAATCGCACTCACCTCCACCACCACAAGAACGACACCGTTTCAAGACCCAAGCCTGTCGACGAAGATCTCTACAAGATACCCCCTGAGCTCCTCCACACTACCAAGCGG AAGAAAATGCTGGGATTGTTTGCTTGCTTGGTGCCTGCTTGTGCTTCATGA
- the LOC103414165 gene encoding uncharacterized protein, whose amino-acid sequence MVVDISCTTKNLDLSLVLYTRRLATNLTDDKMRSISDLINSAILVPDEKGGLRWPQGKESSGNKYKVVRVWHIIANTYRNSSLRLEVKHTDRFDFRTLTGGASWGTSLVLENVMSKLQEENVEASSISEILKEDMQLIWDNFLSCEPFLTGNCIVNQ is encoded by the exons ATGGTAGTGGACATTTCGTGCACTACTAAGAATCTGGACCTGAGTCTAGTGCTATACACGAGGAGACTCGCAACTAATCTGACT GATGATAAGATGCGAAGCATTTCGGATCTGATTAATTCTGCGATTCTAGTTCCAGACGAGAAGGGTGGATTGAGATGGCCCCAGGGGAAGGAGTCTTCTGGAAATAAATACAAAGTTGTTAGGGTTTGGCACATAATAGCAAATACGTATAGAAATTCATCACTGAGACTGGAAGTAAAACACACTGATCGATTTGATTTTAGAACCTTAACTGGGGGAGCTTCTTGGGGGACAAGTCTGGTACTGGAAAACGTCATGTCAAAGTTACAG GAAGAGAATGTCGAAGCCAGCTCAATTTCTGAGATACTCAAGGAAGATATGCAGTTGATATGGGATAACTTCTTAAGCTGTGAACCTTTTCTGACAGGAAATTGCATTGTAAATCAGTGA
- the LOC103430515 gene encoding uncharacterized protein, translating to MGIVSLCRLLEEVCEGSIGEGGLRFKVQKIQGMHLYAFPIFQKSCSWRRFETDLKLGYRDFIQFGGFGNLYQFGFDWNFWAHLIQRFQSSFLLSFSPTMVADPQGIKVFRFDGVCFCAQAKSPPPPNKPMSWNFNYCA from the exons ATGGGTATTGTTTCTCTCTGCAGGTTACTCGAAGAAGTCTGTGAGGGGTCAATAGGAGAAGGTGGATTGCGTTTCAAAGTGCAAAAAATACAGGGCATGCATCTTTATGCGTTTCCAATCTTCCAAAAATCGTGTTCGTGGAGGCGATTTGAGACGGATTTGAAGCTCGGCTACAGAGATTTTATTCAATTTGGTGGATTTGG aaatttgtaccaatttggTTTCGATTGGAATTTCTGGGCTCATCTAATCCAACGTTTCCAG AGCAGcttccttctctctttttctccaaCCATGGTTGCTGATCCACAGGGCATCAAG GTTTTCAGATTTGATGGCGTTTGTTTCTGTGCTCAAG CAAAATCACCGCCACCACCCAACAAACCCATGAGCTGGAATTTCAATTACTGTGCATGA